A genomic stretch from Prochlorococcus marinus str. MIT 9312 includes:
- a CDS encoding segregation/condensation protein A yields the protein MLIKFLQDAAGKGDLDPWDIDVISVIDSFLEQYSQSFGRKSNNQSSYHKDLSETSEAFFAASVLVNLKAQVLESDVFKENSSDFEDDFDVDDHDWIDQEFDIPKYPEKYLRRRSIAQPILKRTTTLGELVSQLESIAEVIETQDLLLMKRKRNKKYSDKALISQVKSLAHREKLPETTKALGEFIEGWEKALQWTDFECLVEKWKTVVKNDLDKDRLGVFWALLFLLSENKIEIKQINSLYGPIQIKRIIPEGGLAQLPIENLEATNTYHSAV from the coding sequence TTGTTGATTAAGTTTCTTCAAGATGCCGCTGGAAAAGGTGATCTTGATCCATGGGATATTGATGTAATAAGTGTAATTGATAGCTTTTTAGAGCAATACTCACAATCTTTTGGAAGAAAATCAAATAATCAGAGTTCATATCATAAGGATTTATCTGAGACTAGTGAGGCTTTTTTTGCAGCTTCCGTACTAGTCAATTTAAAGGCTCAAGTTTTGGAATCTGATGTTTTCAAAGAAAATTCTTCAGATTTTGAAGATGATTTTGACGTGGATGATCATGATTGGATTGATCAAGAATTTGATATTCCAAAATACCCTGAAAAATATCTAAGGAGAAGATCAATAGCACAACCAATTCTCAAACGTACAACAACTCTTGGAGAACTGGTAAGTCAGTTAGAGTCTATTGCTGAAGTGATAGAAACCCAAGATCTCTTGCTAATGAAGAGAAAAAGAAATAAAAAATATTCTGATAAGGCTTTAATTTCTCAAGTTAAATCATTAGCGCATCGCGAGAAACTACCAGAAACCACTAAAGCATTAGGTGAATTTATTGAGGGGTGGGAAAAAGCATTACAGTGGACAGATTTTGAATGCTTAGTTGAGAAATGGAAAACAGTTGTAAAAAATGATTTAGATAAAGATCGTCTTGGGGTCTTTTGGGCTTTGTTATTTTTATTATCTGAAAACAAAATTGAAATTAAACAAATTAATTCCTTATATGGTCCAATTCAAATTAAAAGAATAATTCCTGAAGGGGGTTTAGCTCAATTGCCTATAGAAAATCTTGAGGCAACCAATACCTATCATTCTGCTGTTTAG
- a CDS encoding NAD(P)H-quinone oxidoreductase subunit 4, protein MLGTLGSGFSNFPWLSASILFPIGSAFVIPFFPDKGDGKEVRWFALSIALTTFLITVGSYINGFDINNENVQLKENVSWLPDLGLTWSVGADGISMPLILLTSFITALAVLAAWPVKFKPKLFFFLILVMDGGQIAVFAVQDMLLFFLTWELELIPVYLLLAIWGGKNRQYAATKFIIYTAGSSIFILLAALAMGFYGTEIPNFEFSHLAAQDFTQKFQILCYVGLLIAFGVKLPIVPLHTWLPDAHGEATAPVHMLLAGILLKMGGYALLRFNAQLLPAAHAQFAPLLIVLGVVNIIYAALTSFAQRNLKRKIAYSSISHMGFVLIGIGSFSSLGTSGAMLQMVSHGLIGASLFFLVGATYDRTKTLKLDEMSGVGQKMRIMFALWTACSLASLALPGMSGFVSELMVFTGFVTDEVYTLPFRVIMASLAAIGVILTPIYLLSMLREIFFGKENPKLTEERKLIDAEPREVYIIACLLLPIIGIGLYPRLVTESYLASINNLVDRDLTAVKSAVKTNIFSGTKKNEILKAPTI, encoded by the coding sequence ATGTTGGGAACTTTGGGATCTGGATTCTCTAATTTTCCTTGGCTATCTGCCTCAATTTTGTTTCCAATTGGTAGTGCATTTGTTATACCTTTTTTCCCAGATAAAGGCGATGGGAAAGAGGTTAGATGGTTTGCATTATCTATTGCATTAACAACTTTTTTAATAACTGTAGGTTCATACATAAATGGCTTTGATATTAATAATGAAAATGTTCAACTGAAAGAAAATGTTAGTTGGCTCCCTGATTTAGGTCTTACTTGGTCTGTTGGTGCTGATGGTATTTCGATGCCGTTAATATTATTAACTAGTTTTATAACTGCTTTAGCAGTTCTAGCTGCATGGCCTGTCAAGTTCAAGCCAAAGTTATTTTTCTTTTTGATATTGGTCATGGATGGTGGGCAAATCGCTGTATTCGCAGTTCAAGATATGCTTTTATTCTTTCTAACTTGGGAACTTGAGTTAATTCCCGTTTATTTACTATTGGCTATATGGGGTGGCAAAAATAGACAATATGCAGCAACAAAATTCATTATTTATACAGCTGGAAGTTCTATATTTATCCTACTAGCAGCATTGGCAATGGGTTTCTACGGAACAGAAATTCCTAACTTTGAGTTTTCGCACTTGGCAGCTCAAGATTTTACTCAAAAATTCCAAATTCTTTGTTACGTTGGGCTTTTAATTGCATTTGGAGTAAAGCTACCAATAGTGCCTCTTCATACTTGGCTTCCAGACGCTCATGGAGAGGCTACAGCTCCTGTTCATATGCTGCTAGCTGGAATTTTATTAAAAATGGGAGGATATGCTCTTTTAAGATTTAATGCTCAATTATTACCCGCTGCTCATGCACAATTTGCTCCATTATTAATAGTTTTGGGAGTAGTAAATATAATTTATGCTGCATTAACTTCTTTTGCACAAAGAAATCTCAAAAGAAAAATTGCATACAGTTCTATAAGTCATATGGGTTTTGTTCTTATTGGAATAGGCAGTTTTAGTAGTCTTGGAACAAGCGGAGCAATGCTACAAATGGTTAGTCATGGATTAATTGGAGCTAGTTTATTTTTTCTTGTTGGAGCAACCTATGACAGAACAAAGACTCTTAAACTTGATGAAATGAGTGGTGTAGGACAAAAAATGAGAATAATGTTTGCCTTATGGACTGCTTGCTCCCTTGCTTCACTTGCTTTGCCAGGTATGAGTGGATTTGTTTCCGAATTAATGGTATTCACAGGATTTGTTACCGATGAAGTTTATACACTTCCGTTTAGGGTGATTATGGCCTCTTTAGCTGCTATAGGTGTAATACTTACTCCTATTTATCTACTTTCAATGTTACGAGAAATTTTCTTTGGTAAAGAAAATCCTAAATTAACCGAAGAACGTAAACTTATCGATGCAGAGCCCAGGGAAGTTTATATTATTGCTTGTTTACTTTTGCCGATAATTGGAATAGGTCTATACCCAAGATTAGTTACTGAAAGTTATCTTGCATCTATTAATAATTTAGTTGATAGAGATTTAACTGCTGTTAAAAGTGCTGTGAAAACAAATATTTTTTCAGGAACAAAAAAAAATGAGATCCTAAAAGCTCCAACAATATAA